aaaaagttttcatttctttccGCATATAGTAACTTTATCTAATGTTCAGTACATAATAtagcaaatatatataataatttttttcttaaactcaAAATCATAATATTCCATTAATATGCATTCCTAATACATACAAATATATACTATAGATATATGACCATATCTATATGATATACTGCAATGATAAATAGAATGTGATAGTATGACATATATTTGGtattcataatttataaattgtGATAGTTTCATTTCTGTATATAAAGATCTCCCTATATAGTGTACACATGTATCATGTATGTATTTTATTTGTGAGAGGGAgcagaaaagaaagagaaatattCGTCTGTTTTAAATAGAGAAGCAGATCTTTTGTCAAATCTTGATGGTAATTATACTATTCTTGTCATCTCAAATTCAAGGAAACATTGGAAAAAGATGTTACGATTCAGGTATCACATTTTGATGGGATGTCCAGATTCTATCAAAAAGAAGCTTCCAGCTCCGTCAAGGCGTCAACACCAACCGAAGGTTGTTGCACTCTTGTACGAACCATTGGAATGCAATGTGTATGTGAAGTCATCACTAAGGGAATGGAAGCAACCATTGATATGCAAAAGCTCGTCAACGTCGCTGCTGCTTGTGGTTGTCCCCTTGCTCCTTGGTTCTCAGTGCGGAAGTAAGTTTGTAAAATAATTGTGTGTCTATATATTCTTCATCTTAGTCAATAGAAAATCTTGGATTATATGAATAAGCATATCACCAATGTTCATCATCCGTTTGGAACTTTGGATGCAAGATCCAGTATATTTGATTCAGAGAAGGAGATCTAAAATTGGAGCTAAGCGTTCTTTAATAGCAGACAAGTTCTATTGGTAATGTGAAACCAACAGAACAATTGAATGAAAAATACGTATTATTGATGATTTTGACGAATACCATTAAATTTCTTATTGTAATTTTGTACAGTACAACTAGGGTGTTTGTATAAGAAGATGCCCTTCAGGCCTTCGCTATTCTCTTCTTGCTTTTATAATGTTTTCAAACTTTTATTCCAGTCATTTACAACATTAAATATGTACTTGGAATTTCAATGTACTCTTGGAAATCATTAGTAAAAATGGATATTCCAATCTATAATCTTCAAGGGTCGTAGGATTGCATGTCAATATAATTTGCTTTCAGTCGAAGGATTACAAACAAGATGAAGTTATAATAAACTGATGTTTGTATTACGTAACAATAAATGGTTAGTAGAAAACACAACATGATTGGAGTATTAATCCCTTCTCTACTTGTGCTTCTCTTTTCCAGGTTACCGAGTCCATGGTGCATGATGTGATATCAATGCGAAATATGCAGTAAGTTTATGTGTCGACCATTGCATTATGTTGTTTAAAGATGAAATAAAACAAGTGATATCAATGCGAATATGCAATAAGTTTATATGTGTCGACCATTgcattatgttattttatatgcaATATAAATGTGAACCAAATTCACAAACCACTAGATATTTGATCGTGCAAACTAAGAGTGGATGTATcctattttttccttttgaaTAGTTGTGATTATGCTTCACAATTGTCAAGATTTTCTGATATGTATCCTTTTTGCAGCTAATCAAATTTTCATCGTCCTGTTAATTTTTTTGGGGCTAATATCTACATCTTCAATTAAATATCCTATTTATCCtacaaaaacataattatttattaactaTAGAAATTTTCAAATTCAACAACAAGCAAAATTACAATATTACATAGAGACTGTAATTCTGTAAGTTTATTTTTGATGAAGTCTTTGTGTTGTCATCTAATGCTATTTGTGATATGATATGTGGTTAATACTAATTAACTAATCATCAATTATCCGATCATATTGGGCCGTCAAGCTAGCCGATATCAGAAGATATACCCTTATCACTTGTATATTacattgtaataaatgtatTCACACTGTAATAGACACGTAATAatttcacaatgatttgataataaatatgttaacgtgttcacactatattcataaatgtgttcacactatatatttcgtatttttgaatataaaaatcacatgcatggttccaataaaactttggatttttcggttcaaatcaaaacaaataacgaatcaaaagctaaactatatatatatattatttttattgtttacggataaagttgggcaaaatatttataaattttgatttgattcgttatccgttttgatttgaacaaaaaaatatggatatccgtaactctacgaagcaaatcaaatactaaaatacaactaaaaaaaagcaaatcacaaatacctatAGTTTTAGGAACGGATATCTAATtcgatctgttatatgcatatatatacatatatgtacagaattatatatatatctatatatgttatatatattatagttttacaatacttttatgaattaaatttattatattaggtattaaaatttaaaaagttaaataatattttatttttgtaataaaatgttattattaaaattttcaattatttttaaaattttactttatcTACGGATCAAATcgaatattctttaaaattctaaatcatttcggATATTAGAGTCACCGACTATCCAGGGGGCTAAAGATTGAATCGACGTGAATACCTCCAAATACCCGGATATTCGATATGTGCCCACCTttatttacggatacaatttatttttctttatatgaaaaaaattcacttatgtcaaggcctttttaatttttaattaattttaattttatcttttatgtattattttgaacaaaaatgtcatttaatattaattaacaatatctttatatatttgtcaactatttttatatacttttaatacacatacatgtgcaccttgatgtgagcaccttGTGACTAAGTATTTATCAcaactgaagtatctatttttttggaagttgaaatgtttttttcttaatgcttctttcactactgaccaaattgtagtgaaatgatttgtcttaataatttttttttcattttcttgaactATTATCCGTGTACAAACTATGATATGaaactatctaaaattcataacatgagaataaacaaataataataatttttggtttttaccgaaaaaactaaaaaatcaaacattctaaccgaataaaccaaaataaatattaatttaaaataatagttatattttaggagattaaaaataaaaaaaaataacttaaaactgaaccgatatccagattaaacagatttaatgtgtttctattaaaaataacgaaaataaTAATCACATTCTGCGTTTGGCGCCGATTATTACCTAATTTTCCGTGTAAATGCGAATCAGTTTTCATTGTACAATGTGAATGCGTGTTGAGCTGGGATATTTATGGTAAATCTCCATTTCAGAATTATGTTAGCCAAACTAGAAACATGTGCCATTTATTTCACCCACAAAAACCAGAGTTATAGAGGTCTACAAAAGTCTCTTAATTTTCAACATTTTATCGAATTTTGTTTAAGCGCTAGGTAATTGTTTGTAGTATACGTCGAATCTTATCATATCATTTTCAGAAGAGTAACTGTATGATGTAATTACCCCAAAAAAGTCCCATAATATAGCTAGGTCCAGATTCTACCTAAACATCTCtgaatttcatttaatgtttcttTGCAGAATTATACTGAAATAATTTGATGTCACATAATACATACCACAGAAGCTCACATTACAGGTCGCTCTTTATACCATGTGATGATGATAAATCGAAACTATAAGTAAGATATAAATGAAACAATGCCGAAACGTTTCCCTTGAATaatttcataaacaaaaaagaaaaagaaaaagatatttcCCTTGCAAATGCCAGTTCTAAAAAGTTTCTTCAAGAAAATGGCATTTTGGCTGTGTGTGATCTTTTGTCTTGTCACATTCGCTTCCTCAACTCCTCCAGATGATCCGGTCAAGTGCAAGTCTAGGAACACAATATGCACGGTTACGAATTCGTATGGAGCATTTCCTGACCGCTCCATATGCGAAGCTGCAAAGGTGGAGTACCCAAGAACCGAGGCTGAGCTCGTCTCTGTGGTGGCTGCAGCCACTAGAGCCGGCCAAAAGATGAGGGTTGTGACTCGGTACTCTCACAGCATCCCAAAGCTGGTCTGCACTGACGTAAAGGACGGGATTCTCATAAGCACCAAATTTCTAAACCATGTGGTGAGAACCGATCCCAAGGCCAAGACTTTAACGGTTGAGAGCGGCGTGACGCTAAGGGAGCTGATAGAAGAAGCGGCCAAGTTGGAGCTGGCGTTACCGTACGCACCGTACTGGTGGGGACTAACGGTTGGAGGGATGATGGGGACGGGTGCTCACGGTAGTTCGTTGTGGGGTAACGGAAGTGCCGTCCATGATTACGTGACCGAGATAAGCATCGTGAGTCCCGGTTCCGTTTCTGACGGGTATGTGAAGGTTCGGGTTCTTAGTGAGACTATGAACCCTGAAGGATTTAATGCAGCCACAGTTTCTTTAGGAGTTCTTGGTGTTATATCTCAGGTATGTATGTTTAAAATAcgaattatatattcttttttgtgCTACAAATATGtacattttatttctttttgtatattTGGACAGGTAACTTTCAAATTAGAACCAATGTTCAAGAGATCCTTGACGTATGTTGTGAGAAACGATACCGACATGGAAGATCAAGCCTTGACTTTTGGTAGACAACACGAATTTGCGGACTTATTATGGTTACCAAGCCAAGGAAAAGTTGTGTATAGAATTGATGACCGAGTTCCGACAAAAGTTTCGGGAGATGGCGTGTTCAGTTTCTTCCCATTCCGTTCACAAGTCTCTTTGATCGTTGCCTTCGTCAGATCCTTAGGTTCATTCTTTGTTTTCTCaattatatatgtttacatGGTTAACTATGCCGCTTCTTATATGTTTTTGGTTCATGATATGCAGAGGAGAGTGACGAGTTGTCTGGAGAAGCAAACGGAAAGTGTGTGAGAGCAAGACAACTATCATCCTTTTTGTTAAGAATCGCGTTCGGTGTGACCAATAATGGTACAATCATCTACATCTCTtgattgttttcatatatataagattCTTATGTTTTTATGCATCCATCGCAGGCTTTATATTTACAGGCTATCCGGCTGTCGGAAGCCAAGACCGTATGATGTCTTCCGGTTCATGTCTAGACAGTCATCAGAATGGACTGATCACGGCTTGTCCGTGGGATCCGCGGATAAAAGGCCAATTTTTTCATCAAACAACATTTAGTGTTCCTCTTGCGCGAGTCAAAGCTTTCATAAAAGACATCAAAGCTCTTGTAAAGATCGAACCTAAATCTCTCTGCGTCCTTGAACTCAACAACGGCATTTTAATGCGATATGTCACATCCTCTCCTGCCTTTCTTGGGAAGGAAGAAAAAGCTTTAGACTTTGACCTAACTTACTACAGAAGCAAAGATGATCCTTTGACTCCTCGTCTCTACGAGGATTATATTGAAGAGATCGAGCAAATGGCGCTCTTGAAGTACAATGCTTTGCCACATTGGGGAAAGAATAGGAACATAGCGTTTGATGGTGTCATTAAGAAGTACAAGAACGCAAACTTGTTTCTGAAAGTAAAGGAGAGATTGGATCCCTCGGGGTTGTTTTCTACAGAATGGACCGATCAGATTCTAGGGTTAAAAGGAAACGTGACGGTTGTGAAACAAGGATGTGCATTGGAAGGGCTATGTATTTGTTCGGAGGATTCTCAGTGTGCTCCTAACAAAGGTTATTTGTGTCGGCCAGGTAAAGTTTATAGTGCAGCTAGGGTTTGTACTCGTGTAAGTGCTTGAGAGTGATTATTAACCTCCAAACTATCGAAGAAtcatacttaaataaataactatTGAAGCTCCACCTCTCAAAACCTTTTCAAATCGTGTCCACTTTTATTTATAAACGGCCTCGTGAGTCTGTGATAACCACCTTTTGATCATCCTCTGTTATCTGCTCCTGATGAGGATGGATTCATCATCCATCGTATGTTGGGCTTTCTATGTATGAAAAAACAGAGTAATTGTTTTGGAGGCATACTTTAGCAATATTGAGTTATCGATTATTGACTAAGCCGTACCAAGTACCAAGAATAAGAGAGAAAATAGGGAATGGTCTTCAAATTACTAGTGTATTTCCATATATCTATAACTAGAGCTCGACCGCACCCGCACgggtatttattttaatagaattaaCGTATAAACTTTTTTAcattacaaaaatgtaatggTTGCACATATATGCTTCATAAGAATGTTAATTTTCGATTTGTAATACATTTGTGATACATCGACGGTTTTTAATTGTCTGTGATTTATAGGTTGCTTATATTTTGGTTGGATACTAAACCaatcaaaatgataatttatataacatattcGCCGGTAAGTAATTTTAATTACATTAAcagtttttatgtatttatttataaaataaaataccaactagtatgtttatatttttaataatctttTCCATAACAAAATATATGTCAAATAATTCACTTCtgctttaataaaatagatagatTTGTTTCTAAGTCTTTTATAAGCCAAATCATTTTTTCTATGTTTAATTTTGAGGAAAATAGTTTTCataacaatttattattttatttttataatttaaatagatATGTATGAATAATATtaagggaaattgccaaaaataccattttcaaagtaccacttttcatgtttacactaatcacttttatttcatgtttacgctaatcacttttaccctcatctttaatgaatggtaaaagacatttataaccttttgattacttttgacacaaaaaaacataaggttaactaatctaaacttaaaacatcaactctaaaccctaaatcatcaactctaaaccctaaaccccgaaacatcaactctaaaccctaaaacttcaaatctaaaccctaaaacttcaaatctaaaccctaaaacatcaactctaaaccccaaacataaaccctaaaccctaaatctaaacttaaaacatcaactttaaaccctacatcatcaactctaaaccctataccatgaaacatcaactctaaaccctaaactccgaaacatcaactctaaaccctaaaccctaaaccttcaaatcaaaaccctaaaatatcaaccctaaaccctaaatgtaaaccctaaaccctaaaccttatatttttctgaaattcgaaccctaaaccctaaaaccctaaaccttcaaatctaaaccctaaaacatcaactctaaaccctaaacgtaaaccctaaaccctaaatcttcaaatctaaaccctaaaacatcaactctaggtttttagggtttcgggtttaggatttagggtttagggtttagagttgaaggtttaaggtttagagttgatgttttagagtttagggttaattttttagggtttagagtttactttttagggtttatggtttagtgttgatagtttagggtttagtattgatggtttagggtttagggcttagggtttagagttgatgttttagggtttagagttgaaagtttagtgtttagggtttagagttgatgtttcggggtttagggtttatttcaaaaaaaaaagagtttaagattgatggtttagggtttagggttcgtatttaaaaaaatagggtttaggattgatggtttagggtttagagttgagttttagggtttagggtttgaattttgaaatagtataattcagaaaaaaaaactaaaaaataatttttttagttttttagatttttatttatttaaatatttatttattatatatgtaaataacgtggacataagagtcttttgccactttatgaagaatatatttttgaaaatgtctttctaatggtggtaaaaatgaaaaatggtagcgtgaaagtggtaaacatataATTTCCCTTAATATTAATCAtccaattatttaaaaatatttgaaaaataactttatatgttttaatagaatatttataacttatattttgtatgtgaaaagaaataataatatatatatataacatttaaagtTTGTAtgtcacattttaaataaatatttttgtcaaaTTGATTAGAGAATATTCCCGTTAGAGAGAATAATCTAAAAATGATTTGTAAAAATTGATTAGAGCATATTCcgattataaaataattgaaagtttGGTTGGAgaataatttaacaaaataaatgatttatagtTAAAGTAATAATTATTAAGTCAATGGCGAAAGTTTTAATTATTAGgataaaataatagttagttttaaaagttacttcagttttaataatatagatatcttacgtaattttttggttttgatattAATGTATGAGattcatatttttcttattttatttttagttgtgtttattttttcatttaaatgtaaaatgtataaattatatttagttgTTTATGTTAaatggttaaatatattaaatcttaatattattagtatatttaattaatctaattaaaacactttaattttttggtttgttttaaaACCGAACCTAACCGAACTATTTGGGTTGATAAAATCTTCAACCAAAtgatttaaacatatattttggtttagtttggatTCCAATGAATCGTTTTGGTTTGGCtcggtttggtttgatttttttgtccACCCCTAAATTGTTAATGTTTAATAGTGTATTTTATGGTGATAAAAAATCAAAGTTCTAAATTACATAAGTTTTTTTGTCGGCATAAATTACATAAGTTAttcttattaaatatatatggtGCAAGTGAATGATATACATTGTaggaatataataaaattctacAACGTGTAGTATTGTAAAACTTGTTTTGCAGGTATCTTTACTAATGTTATTAATAGGTAGTTATTAATGGCATACCTTAAATTTAGGGGTttgttattattgttattaatgCGAAATACAAAAGAAGTCGTTGGTATGCAAAAAAGTTAATGGGCTTCTTACGCCGTTAAAGTGTATGAAGTAAAATTGTAGAGTTAATTCTAGTGACTGTAAATATTAGGGAAAAATTAGGGTTAAGTTTTAATCGTACTTcacttttaatagtttagatttaTTTAGCATAAGTATTTAAAGAAATCCACATTAGCTTATGCAAGTTTCATTCATCATGCAACACCGGGAACTAGGTAACCTGAAAAAGCGAAGAAATCACAAGTAAATCAAACTTATAAtctataaaatatcaaaaaaatttatctacTAGTGATATTCGGTTACTAGAGACGACGAGGTTACTACAacgtaaaatataatttgtatttcaaTATGTGATGATTTGTTTTTGCTAAAATTCAATAGTGATGTTTTGAACAActagtgatatatatatatatacatatgagtTTTGGTTGTAAGGCTTTGAATTGTTGTTTTGGATTCATTTAACCCCATTGAGTTACATAttcatcatatatttttttatagcaGTGAGGCAGATTAAAaagattgttttattttaaggtaattctaaaactcaaataaataaaataaaagggtgtttaaaaaaataaaaaaataaaataaaatcgaaaaaatagTGGGTTACGTTTGGACTTACTTCCGCATTGTGAATGAGGAGCAAGTGGACGGCCACAAGCAGAAGCAACATTGACGAGCTTTTGCATATCAATGGCGGATTCGATTTCCTTATTGATGATTTCGCAGACGCATTTCATCCCAATGATTCGGACAGCGGTGCAACAACCATCTAATGGTTTCGGAGGAGATG
This genomic stretch from Brassica napus cultivar Da-Ae chromosome C9, Da-Ae, whole genome shotgun sequence harbors:
- the LOC106441738 gene encoding probable L-gulonolactone oxidase 4; this encodes MPVLKSFFKKMAFWLCVIFCLVTFASSTPPDDPVKCKSRNTICTVTNSYGAFPDRSICEAAKVEYPRTEAELVSVVAAATRAGQKMRVVTRYSHSIPKLVCTDVKDGILISTKFLNHVVRTDPKAKTLTVESGVTLRELIEEAAKLELALPYAPYWWGLTVGGMMGTGAHGSSLWGNGSAVHDYVTEISIVSPGSVSDGYVKVRVLSETMNPEGFNAATVSLGVLGVISQVTFKLEPMFKRSLTYVVRNDTDMEDQALTFGRQHEFADLLWLPSQGKVVYRIDDRVPTKVSGDGVFSFFPFRSQVSLIVAFVRSLEESDELSGEANGKCVRARQLSSFLLRIAFGVTNNGFIFTGYPAVGSQDRMMSSGSCLDSHQNGLITACPWDPRIKGQFFHQTTFSVPLARVKAFIKDIKALVKIEPKSLCVLELNNGILMRYVTSSPAFLGKEEKALDFDLTYYRSKDDPLTPRLYEDYIEEIEQMALLKYNALPHWGKNRNIAFDGVIKKYKNANLFLKVKERLDPSGLFSTEWTDQILGLKGNVTVVKQGCALEGLCICSEDSQCAPNKGYLCRPGKVYSAARVCTRVSA